The Parambassis ranga chromosome 14, fParRan2.1, whole genome shotgun sequence genome includes a window with the following:
- the LOC114445734 gene encoding olfactory receptor 1571-like: MGPAERSSTMFNATFVRPAAFYISGFSNMSHVKYFYFFLCFVYIMTVIGNVFLLVVICLVKSLHTPKFMIVCNLAFTDLCGSTALIPKVVDTFLFDRRYIVYEACLSYMFFVLFFTSVQSWTLVTMAFDRFIAICFPLRYHSIVTKTVIAVMLLFVWLFFLSEIAFMVGLIDRLSFCGSLDVQSFYCDHGPLSRLACNDRSLNSIVAYFVVVSINLIPLILIAVTYICISVALRRIASGEERVRALKTCTAHLILVALFFLPFLGTNAAVIFSPVHPNARIMNATLTHTIPPLLNPIVYSLKTEEVMKAIRKLCKRNRLMNTVRKK, translated from the coding sequence ATGGGTCCAGCAGAGAGATCCTCTACCATGTTTAATGCTACATTTGTTCGTCCTGCTGCATTCTACATCAGTGGGTTTTCTAACATGTCTCATGTGAAGTATTTCtattttttcctgtgttttgtcTACATCATGACTGTGATTGGgaatgtttttctgcttgtggtTATCTGCCTGGTAAAGAGTCTTCATACTCCTAAATTCATGATTGTGTGTAACTTGGCTTTTACAGATCTGTGTGGCAGCACTGCTCTCATCCCAAAAGTCGtagacacatttctgtttgacaGGAGATACATTGTCTATGAGGCCTGTTTgagttatatgttctttgttttgttttttacaagtGTGCAGTCATGGACACTTGTCACTATGGCCTTTGACAGATTTATAGCaatttgtttccctttaaggtACCATAGTATTGTGACTAAAACAGTAATTGCTGtaatgttgctgtttgtgtggttgtttttcttGAGTGAAATAGCATTTATGGTTGGGCTTATTGATCGCCTCTCTTTCTGTGGATCCTTAGATGTACAAAGCTTTTACTGTGATCATGGACCACTATCTCGCCTAGCCTGTAATGACAGATCTTTAAATTCCATAGTAgcatattttgttgttgttagcatCAACCTGATTCCTTTAATACTGATAGCTGTCACATATATTTGCATTTCTGTAGCACTGAGAAGGATTGCATCAGGAGAGGAACGAGTCAGAGCACTGAAAACTTGTACTGCTCACCTGATTCTTGTGGCTCTTTTCTTTCTACCATTCCTGGGCACAAATGCTGCTGTAATATTCTCCCCTGTCCATCCTAATGCCAGAATAATGAACGCCACATTGACTCACACTATACCACCTTTACTCAATCCTATTGTGTACTCTTTAAAGACAGAAGAGGTGATGAAAGCTATCAGGAAGCTTTGCAAAAGAAATAGGCTGATGAACACAGTAAGAAAGAAGTGA
- the LOC114446509 gene encoding olfactory receptor 1-like: MGPAERSSTMFNATFVRPAKFYISGFSNMSHVKYFYIFLCFVYIMTVIGNVFLLAVICLVRSLHTPKFMIVCNLAFTDLCGSTALIPKVLDTFLFDRRYIVYEACLSYMFFVLFFGSVQSWTLVTMAFDRFIAICFPLRYHSIVTKTFIVSMLLFIWIFLSGTIALMVGLINRLSFCGSLVIQSFYCDHGVVCRLACNDRSLNSIVALSNVALLLVMPLILITVSYICISVALSRIASGEERLKALKTCTAHLILVALFFLPFLGTNIASVSSSIHPNARIMNSTLTHTIPALLNPIVYSLKTEVVMNAFRKLCKRNRLMNKVTKR, from the coding sequence ATGGGTCCAGCAGAGAGATCCTCAACCATGTTTAATGCTACATTTGTTCGTCCTGCTAAATTCTACATCAGTGGGTTTTCTAACATGTCTCATGTGAAGTATTTCtatattttcttgtgttttgtctaCATCATGACTGTGATTGGgaatgtttttctgcttgcGGTTATCTGCCTGGTAAGGAGTCTTCATACTCCTAAATTCATGATTGTGTGTAACTTGGCTTTTACAGATCTGTGTGGCAGCACTGCTCTCATCCCAAAAGTCTtagacacatttctgtttgacaGGAGATACATTGTCTATGAGGCCTGTTTgagttatatgttctttgttttgttttttggaagtgTGCAGTCATGGACACTTGTCACTATGGCCTTTGACAGATTTATAGCAATATGTTTCCCTTTAAGGTACCATAGTATTGTTACCAAAACATTTATTGTTTCTATGCTTCTCTTTATCTGGATCTTCTTGTCAGGTACAATAGCACTAATGGTTGGGCTTATTAATCGCCTCTCTTTCTGTGGATCTTTGGTTATACAAAGCTTTTACTGTGATCATGGAGTAGTATGTCGCCTAGCCTGTAATGATAGATCTTTAAATTCCATAGTAGCACTCAGTAATGTTGCTCTGCTCCTCGTCATGCCTCTTATATTGATCACAGTTTCATATATTTGCATTTCTGTAGCACTGAGCAGGATTGCATCAGGAGAGGAACGACTCAAGGCACTGAAAACTTGTACTGCTCACCTGATTCTTGTGGCTCTTTTCTTTCTACCATTCCTGGGCACCAACATAGCATCAGTTTCCTCCTCTATCCATCCTAATGCCAGAATCATGAACTCCACATTGACTCACACTATACCAGCTTTACTCAATCCTATTGTGTACTCTTTAAAGACAGAAGTAGTGATGAATGCTTTCAGGAAACTTTGCAAAAGAAATAGGCTGATGAACAAAGTAACAAAGAGGTGA